The following proteins come from a genomic window of Nitrospira sp.:
- a CDS encoding NADH-ubiquinone oxidoreductase chain G, giving the protein MGLKPATNPDVEAATIELSIDGKSVMARDGVSLYDVIAMTGKIIPAMCYHYTFDPFGSCGMCLVMQEGKKAPVRSCTAKATAGMVIRTEGDDLFLARKKAVEKHLSVHPLDCPVCDADGHCELQDMAFQHGVTNLANTKQKFIPEDTRSPVLDFNMNRCIACAECINVCKDVLMIDALQFMKKGGFNQVVAKGDRALECEFCGDCLAVCPVGAITNKFSKYLYKPWQMKRTTTTCNYCGDGCQLYLETKDEEVVRVTSPLSWKNKWGDRSETAKGHGGICVRGRFGFEYLDSEHRLTQPLVREGGRLVQKPWLETMHLLVDQLTEIRSKYGAEAIGGLVTARCTNEELYLFQKLMRAGFGTNQLDSSARYGHMNFVLASKHAVGLGRTPNDWEDLTKAKAIILIGSNITETNPLTAVRIKEAMRVYKAQVVTLDSAITNIAKLASHPFLIKPATEGAVIDGLVKATIDEDLVDEEAVGKYPQAFEALKSAVGDVSLERLTAQTGIPVEAFREVAAIFAESSRSIILCAEGIVRRTNGYQNVLKLMDLAWITGKLGRAGCGVNTVTEEPNEQGAVDMGAVPEFFPGQARFDDPEVRDRFAKAWEASLPPVGSGAHLIEILRRCKSRQIKALYILGENPLATLPASIEVRAALERLELLVVQDPFLTDTGKLAHFVLPACTYAEKDGTFTNLEGRVLRVRQAMDPLGESLPDWHIMTALANAMGCRWEYQSANDIQAEIMRLLPGYYNLGQPRKIAPVPDQYLSTGYAAEVKARYRQTSPSGEHTRPFSLVMGQLLVHSGKLSTQASGLIKIAPNTGKLRMNIQDMERLELQDGAKVRLTSDRGSLQLGVQLDQSIAPGTCFFPEHFNEPPVKDLMPVSVDATTGVPSFKQIWVSVEQA; this is encoded by the coding sequence ATGGGTTTGAAGCCGGCTACTAATCCAGACGTTGAAGCGGCAACCATCGAATTGAGCATCGACGGGAAATCCGTCATGGCGAGGGACGGGGTGTCGTTGTATGACGTCATTGCAATGACGGGCAAAATCATCCCGGCCATGTGCTATCACTATACATTCGATCCGTTCGGTTCTTGCGGGATGTGCCTCGTCATGCAAGAAGGGAAAAAAGCTCCCGTTCGGTCGTGCACCGCCAAGGCGACGGCGGGAATGGTAATCCGAACAGAAGGAGATGATCTCTTCCTTGCCCGAAAGAAAGCCGTCGAGAAACACCTGTCTGTGCATCCCCTCGACTGCCCGGTGTGCGATGCGGACGGCCATTGTGAACTTCAAGATATGGCTTTCCAGCACGGCGTGACAAATCTAGCCAATACCAAACAGAAATTCATTCCGGAAGATACGCGCAGCCCCGTGCTCGACTTCAACATGAATCGCTGCATTGCCTGTGCGGAATGCATCAATGTTTGCAAGGATGTGTTGATGATCGATGCTTTGCAGTTCATGAAGAAGGGCGGGTTCAACCAGGTTGTGGCAAAGGGCGACCGCGCCCTTGAGTGTGAATTCTGCGGAGACTGTTTAGCAGTCTGTCCGGTCGGCGCCATCACGAACAAGTTTTCCAAGTATCTGTATAAACCGTGGCAGATGAAGAGGACGACGACGACCTGCAATTACTGTGGAGACGGTTGCCAACTCTACTTGGAAACGAAAGATGAAGAGGTGGTCCGAGTCACCTCTCCTTTATCTTGGAAGAACAAGTGGGGAGACCGATCGGAAACTGCCAAGGGGCACGGCGGGATCTGCGTACGCGGACGTTTTGGGTTCGAATACCTGGACAGTGAGCACCGGCTTACACAGCCTCTGGTCCGCGAAGGGGGTCGGTTGGTGCAGAAGCCTTGGCTGGAAACTATGCATTTGCTCGTAGACCAGTTGACCGAAATCAGGAGCAAATACGGTGCCGAAGCCATCGGTGGCCTGGTGACCGCCCGCTGTACGAATGAAGAGCTGTATCTGTTTCAGAAGCTCATGCGCGCTGGTTTTGGGACCAACCAGCTTGATAGTAGCGCCCGCTACGGCCATATGAACTTTGTGCTCGCGTCCAAACATGCCGTCGGGCTTGGGAGGACGCCGAATGATTGGGAAGATCTGACGAAAGCAAAAGCAATCATTTTGATCGGCTCCAATATTACCGAAACGAACCCGTTGACTGCCGTGAGAATCAAGGAAGCCATGCGGGTCTACAAGGCTCAGGTGGTGACGCTCGACAGCGCCATCACGAATATTGCGAAATTGGCATCGCACCCGTTTTTGATCAAGCCAGCGACAGAGGGAGCAGTGATCGATGGATTGGTCAAGGCGACCATCGACGAGGATTTGGTTGATGAAGAGGCTGTTGGAAAATATCCTCAAGCGTTTGAAGCGCTCAAAAGCGCGGTGGGAGATGTTTCGCTGGAACGGCTAACTGCGCAGACCGGCATTCCCGTGGAAGCCTTCCGAGAAGTGGCGGCTATTTTTGCCGAATCGTCAAGGTCGATCATCTTGTGTGCGGAAGGGATTGTTCGGCGAACGAACGGCTATCAGAACGTCTTAAAATTGATGGATCTCGCCTGGATCACCGGAAAGCTCGGACGAGCAGGTTGTGGTGTGAATACCGTGACGGAGGAGCCGAATGAACAAGGAGCCGTTGATATGGGCGCGGTACCTGAGTTTTTCCCGGGTCAGGCTCGGTTCGACGACCCAGAAGTTCGGGACCGTTTCGCCAAAGCATGGGAGGCGTCGCTACCTCCTGTTGGATCAGGGGCTCATCTGATCGAAATCTTGAGGCGATGCAAGAGTAGGCAGATTAAAGCCCTATACATTCTGGGGGAAAATCCGCTCGCGACCTTGCCGGCTTCAATAGAGGTTCGAGCCGCTCTCGAACGACTCGAACTGTTAGTCGTGCAGGACCCTTTTTTGACAGATACGGGGAAATTGGCTCATTTTGTGCTACCCGCGTGTACCTATGCGGAGAAGGACGGCACATTTACAAACCTTGAAGGTCGTGTGCTTCGCGTTCGTCAAGCGATGGATCCGCTTGGAGAAAGTCTACCGGACTGGCATATCATGACAGCTCTTGCGAATGCCATGGGATGCCGATGGGAATACCAGTCGGCCAATGATATTCAAGCCGAGATTATGAGGCTGTTGCCCGGATACTATAATCTCGGCCAACCCCGTAAAATTGCGCCCGTCCCTGACCAGTACTTGTCCACCGGCTACGCAGCAGAGGTCAAGGCCCGTTATCGGCAGACTTCGCCATCGGGAGAGCACACGCGTCCTTTTTCTCTCGTGATGGGGCAGTTATTAGTGCACTCGGGGAAATTGTCGACACAAGCGTCCGGGCTTATCAAAATCGCTCCGAATACCGGCAAGCTGCGCATGAATATACAGGATATGGAGCGCCTTGAATTGCAAGACGGTGCGAAGGTGCGTTTGACCTCGGACCGTGGTTCCCTTCAGCTCGGTGTGCAGTTGGATCAGTCCATCGCGCCAGGCACCTGTTTTTTCCCCGAACATTTTAATGAACCGCCAGTGAAGGACTTGATGCCTGTGTCGGTTGATGCCACGACCGGTGTCCCGTCGTTCAAGCAGATCTGGGTAAGTGTTGAACAGGCGTAA
- a CDS encoding NADH-ubiquinone oxidoreductase chain M: MLEELTAGFPILSCILFLPIVGATVLWLFDEEDMVRTSALTIALVELALSVFVLLRFVPESAAMQFTEHVQWIPALGISYHLAVDGISVLFVGLTAFLTVLVVIYSWDTIRHQVKLYMMCLLALETTTMGVFVSLDLILFFVFWELMLIPSYFLIKLWGGGGERHYAALKFVLYTLLGSVFMLVGIALLNINYHQWASLHHTDQIYSFDLLELLTVPIPVSQQLVIFWLMFLGFAFKAPVFPFHTWLPDALLEGPIGMAVVLVGLKLGTFGFMRFSIPLLPDASKSETVVMVVVVLGLCAILYGAWMALAQADFRRLLAYSSVSHLGFVVVGLFALNYQGLQGGLLTMINLGFSTAGLFFIAGFLYSRQQTTQLAAFGGMAKQAPLLASFFLIIGLASIGLPGTNGFVGEFLILLGAFKAKWWFGAVAVLGVIFGAAYFLWYYERSMLGPLGAAVKGTVSDLQPRETIIAISLSVMILWIGLYPSPFLRIMNGSVQALVDRLHHEMTASREHAEMGRGY; this comes from the coding sequence ATGCTCGAAGAGCTCACAGCCGGGTTTCCGATTTTGTCTTGCATCCTATTTCTCCCGATTGTCGGGGCGACTGTGCTCTGGCTGTTCGATGAAGAAGATATGGTCAGGACCTCAGCGCTCACTATTGCACTGGTGGAGCTCGCACTCTCCGTATTTGTCCTCCTGCGGTTCGTGCCGGAATCGGCCGCCATGCAGTTCACAGAGCATGTCCAATGGATTCCGGCGTTAGGCATCAGCTATCACCTGGCAGTCGATGGAATCAGCGTGTTATTCGTCGGACTCACGGCTTTTCTGACGGTCTTGGTGGTGATTTACTCCTGGGATACGATCCGACATCAAGTCAAACTCTACATGATGTGTCTCTTGGCGCTCGAAACGACGACGATGGGCGTCTTCGTGTCGCTGGATTTGATCCTGTTCTTTGTGTTCTGGGAGCTGATGCTGATCCCCAGCTACTTCCTGATCAAACTTTGGGGAGGAGGTGGCGAACGTCACTATGCTGCGCTGAAGTTCGTCCTTTATACGCTCTTGGGCAGTGTGTTTATGCTCGTAGGCATCGCGTTGCTGAACATCAATTACCATCAATGGGCTTCGCTGCACCACACGGACCAGATCTATTCGTTTGATCTGCTCGAACTTTTGACGGTTCCGATTCCGGTCTCTCAGCAACTCGTCATTTTTTGGCTGATGTTCCTAGGATTTGCGTTCAAGGCTCCGGTGTTTCCTTTCCACACATGGTTGCCGGATGCGCTGTTGGAAGGCCCGATCGGGATGGCCGTAGTCTTGGTCGGTTTGAAATTGGGCACGTTCGGGTTTATGCGCTTCAGCATTCCTTTGCTGCCCGATGCGTCGAAAAGTGAGACGGTCGTCATGGTCGTCGTCGTGCTCGGGCTCTGCGCGATTCTCTATGGAGCTTGGATGGCTTTGGCTCAAGCCGATTTTCGACGCTTGCTGGCCTACAGCAGCGTCAGCCATCTTGGCTTTGTCGTCGTCGGGCTGTTTGCATTGAACTACCAAGGTCTGCAAGGCGGCTTGCTCACGATGATCAATCTGGGCTTCAGCACGGCAGGGCTCTTCTTTATCGCGGGGTTTCTCTATTCTCGCCAGCAGACGACTCAATTGGCGGCGTTCGGCGGAATGGCGAAACAAGCGCCTCTACTGGCGAGCTTCTTTCTGATTATCGGGCTGGCATCAATCGGCCTTCCCGGCACCAACGGTTTTGTCGGCGAGTTTCTCATCCTTTTGGGAGCATTCAAAGCCAAATGGTGGTTCGGTGCCGTCGCCGTTCTAGGAGTGATTTTCGGAGCGGCGTATTTTCTCTGGTACTACGAGCGTTCGATGTTAGGGCCGTTGGGCGCGGCAGTAAAGGGGACGGTGAGCGACTTGCAACCGCGCGAGACGATCATCGCAATCTCACTGTCGGTCATGATTCTCTGGATCGGACTCTATCCGTCACCGTTCCTACGAATCATGAACGGGTCTGTCCAAGCACTCGTGGATCGTCTCCATCATGAGATGACCGCATCGCGGGAACATGCCGAGATGGGAAGAGGATATTAG
- a CDS encoding NADH-ubiquinone oxidoreductase chain L, giving the protein MSDFTDLLIKLIPVFPLLAVLGNGLLGHRYSHDMAHRLAWGSVGLSFLCTVGVFTDVMRTGISHEVVVYQWIFGGDLAINLAYLVDPLTCAWLLIVTGVGFLIHVYSVGYMHGETGFTRFFTYMNLFMVSMLLLVMGNNYVVLFIGWEGVGLCSYLLIGYYYDKVSAAKAASKAFVVNRIGDAGFLVAIFLVFINFKTLDYTKVFAHVGHLSPDMATAIALCLLVGAIGKSAQLPLHTWLPDAMEGPTPVSALIHAATMVTAGVYMIVRNHAIFDLSPFAMSTVAFVGGGTALFAATIGLVQTDIKRVLAYSTVSQLGYMFLGCGIGAYTASVFHVMTHAFFKALLFLAAGSVIHALSGEQDIRKMGGLSGRIPWTHRLFLIGTIAIAGLPPLAGFWSKDEIMAHAFTNQHYLLYSMAAVGALMTSFYMFRLTYLTFYGSSRMEHHTAEHVHESPMIMVAPLMVLAFLSIVGGLILGFPPEHGWLHGFLGPVVGVGGEHEAGAGLMFLLMSVAIIIALMGWGLAHFLYTVSPATPDGWAERFSAAYRILLNKYYVDELYDFMFVEPLKRLGAMLDWFDRTVIDGLVRGVGRLADFGAFGSTWIEKYIIYAGLNAIGYGNHLAAREGRKMQSGMVHHYAAIIVAGIFLLALVVQLFAQM; this is encoded by the coding sequence GTGTCTGACTTCACTGATCTCCTTATCAAATTGATTCCTGTTTTCCCGTTGCTCGCGGTCCTTGGCAATGGACTGCTCGGACACCGCTACTCTCACGATATGGCTCATCGATTGGCCTGGGGGTCGGTCGGCCTATCGTTTCTCTGTACGGTCGGCGTATTCACCGATGTTATGCGTACGGGAATTTCGCATGAAGTCGTTGTCTATCAGTGGATTTTCGGGGGCGATCTCGCGATTAATTTGGCGTACCTGGTTGATCCTCTGACCTGTGCCTGGTTACTGATCGTCACCGGTGTCGGGTTTCTCATTCATGTCTATTCCGTCGGCTATATGCACGGAGAAACCGGGTTCACGCGCTTCTTCACCTACATGAATCTATTCATGGTCTCCATGTTGCTTCTTGTCATGGGGAACAACTATGTCGTGCTCTTTATCGGTTGGGAGGGTGTCGGTCTTTGTTCGTATCTCTTGATCGGCTATTACTACGACAAGGTATCAGCCGCCAAAGCCGCATCCAAAGCGTTTGTCGTCAACCGGATCGGCGACGCGGGATTTCTCGTCGCCATATTTCTTGTCTTTATCAACTTTAAGACGCTCGACTATACAAAAGTGTTTGCCCATGTCGGGCACCTGTCTCCGGACATGGCCACCGCCATAGCTCTCTGCCTCCTTGTGGGTGCGATCGGGAAGTCCGCGCAACTGCCTCTTCACACATGGCTTCCCGATGCGATGGAAGGGCCGACGCCGGTGAGCGCGTTGATCCATGCGGCGACGATGGTGACGGCGGGTGTCTACATGATCGTGCGTAATCACGCGATCTTCGATCTCTCACCGTTCGCGATGTCGACGGTGGCGTTCGTCGGTGGGGGCACCGCCTTGTTTGCGGCGACCATCGGACTCGTCCAGACCGACATCAAACGGGTCTTGGCCTATTCGACGGTAAGTCAGCTCGGATACATGTTTCTCGGTTGCGGAATCGGTGCCTATACGGCATCCGTGTTTCATGTCATGACGCATGCGTTTTTCAAGGCGTTGTTGTTCTTGGCGGCAGGGTCAGTGATCCATGCATTGTCGGGGGAACAGGATATTCGCAAGATGGGCGGACTGAGCGGCAGAATTCCATGGACCCATCGTCTGTTTCTGATCGGCACCATTGCAATCGCCGGGCTTCCTCCCCTCGCGGGCTTCTGGAGCAAAGATGAAATTATGGCCCATGCCTTCACCAATCAGCACTATCTCCTGTACAGCATGGCGGCCGTCGGAGCACTGATGACATCTTTCTATATGTTCCGTCTGACCTATCTGACGTTCTACGGTTCTTCTCGGATGGAGCATCATACTGCTGAGCATGTGCACGAATCTCCGATGATCATGGTCGCCCCTTTAATGGTCCTGGCCTTCCTCTCGATCGTCGGTGGATTGATCTTAGGGTTTCCGCCGGAGCATGGCTGGCTGCACGGATTTTTGGGACCGGTCGTCGGGGTGGGGGGCGAGCATGAGGCTGGTGCCGGCCTCATGTTTCTGTTGATGAGCGTTGCGATCATCATTGCCTTGATGGGCTGGGGACTCGCGCATTTTCTCTATACCGTGAGTCCGGCGACTCCGGATGGATGGGCAGAGAGATTTTCCGCTGCGTATCGGATTTTGTTGAACAAGTACTATGTTGATGAACTCTACGATTTCATGTTCGTCGAACCGCTCAAACGTCTCGGCGCAATGCTCGACTGGTTCGATCGTACGGTCATAGACGGCCTTGTGCGGGGAGTGGGGCGACTCGCCGATTTTGGCGCCTTCGGCTCTACATGGATCGAAAAGTACATCATCTATGCCGGACTTAACGCGATCGGCTATGGAAACCATCTTGCGGCTCGCGAAGGTCGAAAGATGCAGAGTGGCATGGTCCATCATTACGCCGCCATCATCGTAGCGGGGATTTTCCTTCTGGCTCTTGTCGTTCAATTGTTTGCACAGATGTAG
- a CDS encoding NADH-ubiquinone oxidoreductase chain I, which translates to MSVVALTKKILHAALFYEIWDAMKVTFRHMLHRPMTFQYPREHRTIPDTHRGALGLLRYDDGRERCVGCDLCEVACPSHCIKVISAEDTARPLQRYASEFYIDITKCVFCGYCVEACPVNALAMTKMYEYSTHDKRSLLFDKKRLYDIGERYLDDGKKYLYAHNQEKNVEQSREYRYYFPQSVQKSTQPPPKHLS; encoded by the coding sequence ATGAGCGTCGTCGCGTTGACCAAAAAAATCCTGCATGCCGCGTTATTCTATGAGATTTGGGACGCGATGAAGGTCACGTTTCGGCACATGCTTCATCGGCCGATGACATTTCAGTATCCCCGGGAACATCGAACGATCCCGGATACGCATCGCGGTGCACTCGGCTTGCTTCGATATGATGATGGACGAGAACGGTGCGTCGGCTGCGATCTCTGCGAGGTCGCCTGCCCCTCACATTGCATCAAAGTGATCAGTGCCGAGGATACGGCACGACCGCTTCAGCGCTATGCGAGCGAATTCTATATCGATATAACCAAATGCGTTTTCTGCGGCTATTGCGTCGAAGCATGTCCGGTGAATGCATTGGCGATGACTAAGATGTACGAATATTCAACTCACGACAAACGCAGTCTGCTGTTCGACAAGAAACGGCTGTACGATATCGGCGAACGCTACCTCGATGATGGGAAGAAATATCTGTATGCGCACAATCAGGAAAAAAATGTCGAGCAGAGCCGCGAGTACCGCTACTATTTTCCGCAGTCGGTACAGAAGTCGACCCAACCACCTCCCAAACATCTGAGCTGA
- a CDS encoding NADH-ubiquinone oxidoreductase chain N encodes MTFSLNMTFSDLLLLVPEILLTCWLCVVLIVDFSFPRLPKERLAYLSVAGLVATLGCLGWFDLNHISGTLFSNMFVLDRMAIFFKIFILGATILVILASIEYVNRFTFFRGEYYCLVVMAALGMMFMASANDLLSVFVSLEFATLGFYILASYLRDDLASNEGGLKFFILGVFAAGLLAYGISLVYGETGKLVFSDMASTQATPGLVIGFLLIFASLGFKIGAVPFHAWIPDTYHGAPTPVTTFLSIAPKAAAFAVLLRIFLVALGTFKPLWVSLLVAVSILSMTYGNIVAIAQRNIKRLLAYSGIAQVGNVLIGLAAGTKMGSDAILFYLLAYLFANIGAFAVVIAVGQAIGRDEIEDYRGLNRRSPFLAFAMLLFLLSLAGVPPLAGFIGKLYIFVAAIKEGLYTLIAVGLINIVISMYYYLIVVKQMYINEPVDPSPIGISSPMKAVIYVGLAGTLVIGIYPQPFTDWVVNATLMFANFIGPSATVVPPSSPLGG; translated from the coding sequence ATGACATTTTCGCTGAACATGACCTTTTCCGATCTTCTGCTTTTAGTGCCGGAGATCTTGCTGACCTGCTGGCTTTGTGTGGTGCTCATCGTTGATTTTTCTTTTCCGCGCTTACCCAAGGAGCGACTAGCTTATCTCAGTGTTGCCGGTCTTGTGGCCACACTCGGCTGTTTGGGATGGTTTGACCTCAATCATATCTCCGGCACGCTCTTCAGCAACATGTTCGTACTGGATCGCATGGCGATCTTTTTCAAGATCTTTATTCTTGGGGCTACGATACTCGTCATTCTCGCATCAATCGAGTACGTCAATCGCTTCACTTTTTTCAGGGGGGAATATTACTGCCTCGTCGTCATGGCGGCACTCGGCATGATGTTCATGGCGTCCGCCAACGATCTCCTGTCCGTCTTCGTCAGCTTGGAGTTCGCGACGCTAGGGTTCTATATTTTGGCGTCGTATCTGCGCGATGATTTGGCTTCTAACGAAGGAGGACTCAAGTTTTTTATCCTGGGTGTCTTTGCGGCCGGCCTGCTCGCCTATGGGATCAGCCTGGTCTATGGTGAAACCGGCAAGCTCGTCTTTTCGGACATGGCGTCCACTCAGGCAACACCCGGCTTAGTCATCGGATTTCTGCTGATCTTTGCTTCCCTTGGATTTAAGATCGGAGCCGTCCCATTCCACGCATGGATCCCGGATACCTACCACGGGGCTCCCACACCTGTGACGACGTTCTTGTCGATCGCTCCAAAGGCCGCGGCCTTTGCGGTCTTGCTCCGTATTTTCTTGGTGGCGTTGGGGACATTCAAGCCGTTATGGGTGTCCTTGTTGGTGGCGGTGTCTATCCTCTCGATGACCTATGGCAATATCGTGGCCATAGCCCAACGCAACATAAAACGGTTGCTGGCGTACTCGGGCATCGCTCAAGTCGGGAATGTGTTGATCGGTCTGGCGGCGGGCACCAAAATGGGAAGTGATGCCATTTTGTTTTATCTTTTGGCGTACCTGTTTGCCAATATCGGGGCCTTTGCTGTCGTGATTGCGGTCGGCCAGGCCATCGGAAGAGATGAAATCGAGGACTACCGAGGCTTAAACAGACGATCGCCGTTTCTGGCGTTCGCGATGTTGCTGTTCCTGCTGTCTCTGGCCGGTGTGCCACCTCTCGCAGGGTTCATCGGTAAACTTTACATTTTCGTGGCGGCCATTAAAGAAGGACTCTATACATTGATTGCGGTCGGGCTGATCAACATCGTGATCTCGATGTACTATTACCTCATCGTCGTGAAGCAGATGTATATCAATGAGCCGGTAGATCCCTCTCCCATTGGAATTTCGAGCCCGATGAAGGCGGTGATCTACGTCGGTTTGGCCGGAACGTTGGTGATCGGTATTTACCCGCAACCGTTCACAGACTGGGTGGTGAACGCGACGCTCATGTTCGCGAATTTTATCGGTCCTTCGGCTACTGTGGTTCCTCCGAGCTCTCCGCTCGGTGGTTAG
- a CDS encoding NADH-ubiquinone oxidoreductase chain M, translating to MGEYALLYILFAPFSGALALIFVSNRQPLLVRSIATSAACVSLLASLYLFYAYDPVKGGFQFVQKYEWSKQLGISLHLGVDGIGTPLVLASAILLFAGIFVSWHIKDRTKEFYIWLLILAAATIGVFMSLDLFFLYFFYEMSVIPMYLLLGMWGSHTKKYLEMTDAEGLKQRDSVGFILNFGSNSKEYAAMKLVLFLSAFAVIALMGILLIYKYSGLNTFDILVLREQANLMNIPALGTTLDKIIWVLVFFGFASIAPLWPLHSWSPVGHAAAPAATSMLHAGVLMKLGHFSIIRVAFEILPETTRELMPIAAVLCMFSIIYGGFVAFYAKDTKYVIGYSSSSHMGYVFLGMAALNYISLSGAVIYMFAHAMATGMLFAMAGWVYDQTHTRDIPSLGGLSNKMPFISACFVVGCMASIGMPGTVNFIAEIMIIVGSWNKYPLQVIVAMLGIVLTLAYLFKMMRGLFYGPMNQKYSHAHDAISTVDRLPLLIMIAVSVGFGIFPMHLYDVVRSGVDPLVARITLVVPIAETGEGAGMRSKATMSEKTSAPQAAHKPISHTPQIPREDRE from the coding sequence ATGGGGGAGTACGCACTGCTCTATATCCTGTTCGCTCCGTTCTCGGGAGCCCTGGCCTTGATTTTTGTATCGAATCGACAGCCCCTGCTCGTTCGAAGCATCGCCACAAGCGCCGCGTGTGTCTCGCTGCTGGCGTCGCTCTATCTTTTTTATGCGTATGATCCGGTAAAGGGTGGGTTCCAGTTTGTCCAAAAGTATGAATGGTCGAAACAGCTCGGTATTTCATTGCATCTTGGTGTGGACGGGATCGGTACCCCTCTCGTGCTCGCTTCCGCTATCTTATTGTTTGCCGGCATCTTCGTCTCTTGGCATATCAAGGACCGTACGAAAGAGTTTTACATTTGGCTGCTGATCTTGGCTGCCGCCACGATCGGCGTGTTCATGTCCCTCGACTTATTCTTCCTCTATTTCTTCTACGAGATGTCCGTCATCCCGATGTACTTGTTATTGGGGATGTGGGGCAGCCACACCAAGAAGTATTTGGAGATGACCGATGCTGAAGGGTTGAAGCAGCGCGACTCGGTCGGTTTTATCCTCAACTTCGGATCCAACAGCAAAGAATATGCGGCGATGAAACTTGTGCTCTTCCTATCCGCGTTTGCCGTCATCGCGCTCATGGGTATTTTACTCATCTATAAATACTCCGGCCTGAACACGTTCGATATCCTGGTGCTCCGTGAGCAGGCCAATCTCATGAATATCCCGGCACTCGGTACGACGTTGGATAAGATCATCTGGGTGTTGGTGTTCTTCGGCTTCGCTTCGATCGCCCCGCTGTGGCCGTTGCACTCGTGGTCTCCGGTCGGCCATGCGGCTGCGCCGGCCGCGACCAGCATGCTTCACGCGGGAGTCTTGATGAAGCTGGGGCACTTTTCCATTATTCGGGTGGCCTTCGAAATTCTCCCAGAAACGACCAGGGAACTGATGCCGATTGCTGCCGTTCTGTGCATGTTCAGCATTATCTACGGCGGCTTCGTGGCGTTTTACGCCAAAGACACCAAGTACGTGATCGGCTATTCCAGTTCCAGTCACATGGGCTACGTGTTCTTAGGCATGGCGGCTTTGAATTACATCAGCTTGAGTGGTGCCGTCATCTATATGTTTGCTCATGCCATGGCGACCGGCATGCTCTTCGCGATGGCAGGATGGGTCTATGACCAGACCCACACGCGTGACATCCCCTCATTGGGAGGTCTTTCGAATAAGATGCCGTTCATCTCCGCGTGTTTTGTCGTGGGTTGTATGGCTTCGATCGGGATGCCCGGCACCGTGAATTTTATCGCGGAAATCATGATCATCGTCGGTAGCTGGAATAAGTATCCGCTCCAAGTGATTGTCGCCATGCTGGGCATCGTGCTGACGTTGGCGTACCTATTCAAAATGATGCGCGGGCTTTTTTACGGCCCAATGAACCAAAAGTACAGTCACGCGCACGATGCGATTTCCACTGTCGATCGCCTGCCCCTGTTGATCATGATTGCCGTCAGTGTAGGGTTCGGAATTTTTCCGATGCACTTATATGATGTCGTTCGTTCCGGAGTGGATCCGTTGGTCGCAAGGATTACGCTTGTTGTTCCAATCGCCGAAACCGGGGAAGGAGCAGGGATGAGGAGTAAGGCGACAATGTCGGAGAAGACTTCCGCCCCACAGGCTGCACACAAGCCCATATCCCATACGCCTCAGATCCCACGAGAGGACCGAGAATGA
- a CDS encoding NADH-ubiquinone oxidoreductase chain J, which translates to MVGMFFAYFALVSIAAGVLTVTLRHPVHCALSLLVLLMHVSGLFILLNAEFLWAVQVIVYVGAILVLYLFVLMLMNLKTDERYFHSSAMYILGPAVMGTGYVLYLLLRSPFGGAKGDAPAAAVLQDGDTYAVGIKMFSDHLLQFEIVGIFLLGAIIGAIVLAKAPKSLDTGRERL; encoded by the coding sequence ATGGTCGGAATGTTTTTCGCGTATTTTGCATTGGTCAGTATTGCCGCCGGTGTTTTGACGGTGACGTTGCGCCACCCTGTTCACTGCGCGCTCTCTCTGCTCGTGTTGCTCATGCACGTCTCCGGCCTGTTCATTCTCTTGAACGCGGAGTTCCTTTGGGCCGTGCAGGTCATCGTGTACGTTGGGGCCATTCTCGTGCTGTACCTCTTTGTGTTGATGTTGATGAATCTTAAAACGGATGAACGTTATTTCCACTCCTCGGCCATGTATATTCTCGGTCCGGCCGTCATGGGGACCGGTTACGTTCTGTACCTTCTCTTGAGATCTCCGTTCGGCGGGGCAAAGGGGGATGCTCCGGCCGCTGCCGTGCTGCAAGATGGAGATACTTACGCCGTGGGTATCAAAATGTTCAGCGACCATCTTTTGCAATTTGAGATTGTCGGCATCTTTCTGCTCGGAGCCATTATCGGCGCGATCGTCTTGGCCAAGGCTCCGAAATCGCTGGATACGGGGAGAGAACGGTTATGA
- a CDS encoding NADH-ubiquinone oxidoreductase chain K, whose product MIPLSAYTAVSAVLFMTGLLGVLIRRNFIIVLMSVEIMMNAANINLVAFSHYLESMAGQLVALFIIAIAAGEAAVGLAIIIVVFRGKISTNVDEMNLLKW is encoded by the coding sequence ATGATCCCCCTGTCCGCCTATACGGCCGTCAGCGCCGTTCTTTTTATGACGGGGCTCTTGGGTGTGCTTATCAGGCGAAACTTCATCATTGTGCTGATGTCGGTTGAAATCATGATGAATGCGGCCAATATCAATTTAGTCGCCTTTTCGCATTATTTGGAATCGATGGCAGGGCAACTTGTGGCTCTGTTCATCATCGCCATTGCGGCGGGCGAAGCGGCTGTCGGTTTGGCCATCATCATCGTCGTGTTCAGAGGCAAGATTTCCACGAATGTGGATGAAATGAACCTGTTGAAGTGGTAG